The Edaphobacter flagellatus sequence AATAGCTGATCTGCGCGACGTTGACCAGCCTTGAGGTCGGAGCAAAGGTCCACTGGAGGCTGATACTCTTGCCAGGCATAGACCGCTCGTAGGTATTGACGGCCGTCTGGTTCAGAGTCGTCAGCAAATTGTCGCCATAGTAGTGGAACATCAGCTGATTTTTGCTGTTGAGGTTGTAATCGATCCGCACGAGATACTCATCCATATTGATCGGAGCGACAGTATTGAAGATAAAGTTGCTTCCGGTCTGGCTTGCCAACCGCGGTAAAGGATGCGGATAGTTCTGTAAAAGCCGCGACGAACTGGAGTTCCAGCGCGACTTCGGAACGATGCCCCCGGGAAAGACCTTGCCGGTAAGCGGATCCTTCGGCCATGAGGTTTCCTTCAATGAGGAAAAATCACCGTTGCGGTAGGCGTCCAGAGGCACGGTCCATGTGTTCGTACTGCCCTGCAGCTGCCGGCGATAATCCACACCGAAGAAGAAGAAGAGCTTCCCGTCGTTTTTGTGGAACAGTCCTGGGATAACGACGGGACCGGATATATTGCCGCCGAAAGAGTTGTACCGCAGCTCCGGTTTTGCGATGGAGTTGTAGGCGTAAGCCTGAATCGCATCGTTGCGGAAGTACTCGTAGACGGTCCCATGGAACTGTTTCGCTCCTGATTTAACGGCTACGTTAATCACACCACCTGAATTGCCGCCATACTCCGCACTGTAATTCGCAGTCATGACACGCATCTGGCCGATAGCGTCGGGGTTGATGCTGACCAGAGCGCTACCGCCCGAGCCGGTGTCCACGTTGGTGGCGCCATCGAGATACCATGCATTGGTCCCTGGGCGCTGTCCGTTGATCGATATCGCACCAATGCTTCCCCCGTAGTTGTTGTAAAGGGCGAAGCCGCTGTTATAGGTTGTCGAAATTCCCGGAAGCATCTCCAGCAGCTGGACGTAATTTCTTCCATTGAGCTCAATCTCGCTAGCCTCCTCACCCGTAATGAGGTGGCTAACCTGCCCGTTTGTTGTATCCACCTTGAGCGCACTGTCTGTCACCGTAACAACCACGTTGTCATCGCCGACAGAAAGCGGAATATCGAAGTGAGCGTTCTGCCCAATTGTGACTTCGATGTTCGATGCCTGATACTTCTTGAACCCAGGGGCTGATACCAACAGTCGATACAGGCCTACTGGCATGCCCGGAAACAGATACTCTCCATGATCATTGGTCGAGGTGGAACGAGTGAAGCTGGTGTTCTGGTTAATCGCGGTAACCGCAACATGGGGCATTGCTGCTCCTGACGAATCCAGAACTGTGCCTGAGATGTATTGATCTCTCGATGACTGCGCCTTTAGCAATGCAGCCGAGCAGATCAAGATAATTAATGCGGCGATGCGTTTCACCGGGATATCCCTTTCAAAGTGCTTGTGCTTGGTAATGAGTTGGTGCGGTTGGGATCAGTGTGTCGAGAAGGGAAACCGCAATCCAGTCAAGGCCCGGCAGTAACAATGTGACGTCACCGAACTGATACATCGGCACAAAACATTCATAATCAGCCAATTACGGCATGTGCATTTCAGGCAGATGATGCGGGAAATCTATTTTTTTCATCAATGATTCATCATCGCCTCGAGATTCTCGGAGCCGCACGCTCATGCCGTCCAGGGCAAGACAAATTCAAGCCGTCTGTAGAAAGAGACAGCACATCCAGTTATTTGCTCTTACTTTTAAGACTTGGGGCAAGGTGAGGCTAGAGCGGGGCAATACTGGGGCATCAGGAATGAATGCGGTACGCCAGAATCTGGAGAGGGCCGGCGTTGCCATCGATGCTGCTGCTCTTCAGAAGTACCTCGAAATAAGGCAAGGTCCCGTCTCTGCGTTGGAGCTTGGTCAGGAAGGAGAGCAGTTGAGCATCATTGAACAGAAAATCGGCCGCGGCCTCTCCTCCGCCAACGGAACTCCCTTCAATGATCAGGACATTACCTTTACTGTTGAGCCCTGGGACAAGAGCGATATAGCCCAACATCTCCCTGCCGGTCCATGGCGCAACATACGCGGCTGGTTCGCCTGGGTTCGGATGTCTGTTCAGAAAACTGTAGGCATGGTTGGCCATATCCATGTTTCCCACAAAATTCAGTTCCGGTTCGAAGAGCTCGTGCCAAGGGTTGGAATAGCGCGCTCCGCAAAGAATGATATTCGCCTGCTTGAGATCATCCATCCGCACATCACGTGCGAATAAGGGAACGAGCGTACTTTGATTGCTTATTGCCAGACGACTGAAGTGAGACACCGATTTGATATCGACTGCCGAGGTATATCGGCGATCAGCAATCTCCAGCGCATCAGCGACTGAACCTTCTGGCAGATTGCGCATCTCATTCTTGAAGTCCCGGTGAAGATACTCTGACAGGCCTGTGGCATTGTTGCGCGTGAGACGATGCAGCAGGACGAGACCGGTGTCTGGAGCAATATATATTGTCTTCTGGTTCGGCAGGAACAGCGTGTTCCAGAGGGGGTTGTTGTCACCTGACATTCTCCTTCCGTCTGATCTACGTCCAAAGCGTACGCCCCCAATGAATCCGCCAACCGCAATCAGTCCAATGGCCATCACCAAGACAAGATGACGCCAAATCGGCCAGTGTTCTAGTGCTTGCGATCGCTGCTCTAATGGAGGACGCAATTCCTCTTGAAGAGATGGGTCTGGAATTGAGATCTTCGGGACCTCTATGGATTCTGATAATTTTGGCTGTTTCGGGGGGGAAGGATAGGCCTCCTCGACCGCATCAAATCGAACTAGATACTCGCCTTTGGGAATGACGATGCGAAAATGCTCCGATGTCGGATGCGCTTCGGTGGCACTGTGCTCCAGCTTATGGCGCAATCGCATCATCTGCGCTCGAACGATAGTGTCTATTGCGGGATCAAACCTATCGGTGCGACCAAAAACATGGAGAGCAATTGCGGCTTCCGTCAGGTGATCTTTTTCATTGAGAAGCGTGTGTTCCGCCAGATAACAGAGCAACTGAGATAGGCGGGGAGCCTTGCGAAACGAGGAGGATTGAAGAATGCGTTCAACCGTCTGCCAGCGCGGATCCTCGGATAGAGCAACCTCAATCATTGCTGCGCACGTTTTCTTCAGAGCCAAAACGCGATCGCACACGCGTGGCTAAGTTCATTGATAGCTCCCTCGACTGTAAAAAAGATTATTTCCAAACAATGTGAATAGAACGTTAACTATATTTACCGCAAGGACAGTCCGGCTTGGGCGAGCCATCGATCAGCAGAATTCACGCCTGATTCACTTCTGGATTCTCGACTAAAGAGCGACGGCGATATCGGCAGCAAGCATGCACCCGTGCATTCGGGAATCTGAGCCATGCATCCGTTTAAGATATCAGCGGGGCCAATGCCTCCAGGCATCGAATTACCCATCGTCGTCAACTGGAAGAAACCGGCCTGCTGATCTGGGTCACAGGAGGGGCAAAAGTTTTCCGGTACAAGAAGCAGTTTTGTGGTTTCCGAATCACCAAACAAACAGACTGGAAGATTAGCAAGCTGGAGCGCTTCGAAAAATCGGCGTATCCCGAAGCGTGGTTTTACTCGGATTGGCCAGCAATCCAGCTGAAGCCGACAACCGCTGGAACCTACAACTTCACCTATGACGGAAGCCGAAGGCCATTCGAGGCAAGCGTCTCGTTCGACGACTAGCTCGTCGAAGCACCAACCGCATCCAGCACCATGACATCACTACTCAACGGGCTTTGCGGGCGTAATTGCGACCACCCCGCTGCCGAGCTCGCCATTTGCGAGCCTACTAATTTGGATTGTGATCTTAGAAAGAAATTTTCCTTGTAAGGCAATCCATTTGATGAGTTCAGCCTTTTCCTGACCGCCTGCGATCTCATCCTTGCCGGTACTGTGGGCTTGAAGGAGATCTTGGACTATGCCCGCCGCAAGGTCTGGAATGCTCAACAGATCATCCAGATGGCTTTTCCCATCGAATGATTTGCCGAAGCCCACGAGGTCGAACCGATGCTTACAGTACATACCCAACGTCCGAAGAAAGATGTTTTGGGTATCCTTGAATTCCCGATCCCTGGCATCTTCATTGATCGCATCGTCGTCGCAGTACCACAGGAGGCGTTGGTTTTCCTCTGTCGTCAGGACTACAAACACGGCGATCGAGTGACAGACGCGGAGAACCTTCTCGGCGGTTTCCCCTTTCCATTGCCCGAGTTCCAAGTCGGCGAGTTGTTTCTGAATGAACGCATGGGCTTCCTTTTTTGAGGGCCCGAATACCGTACCGATTTGCTTATCGATGGCAATCGTGATGACCGCGCCGTGTATGAAGCTATCTACCAACTGCAGAAAGTCTGGCAACGCTCGGCTACGTGGACCAAACGTCAAATCTTTAAATGCGAACTCACTAAAAGGCTCGGATAGACCGTAGTGTCGGCGCAAAGCCTCACTATGGGTTTGGAATGGGCCGACCTTGTTGTAGGCCATAATCAGGAACGAATAGGTATTGAAGCTGGCGCCCCTGTGTTCGCCGCTGAAATCAGACATCACGGCAATCTTGGTGTCTTCGGAGAAATCAGGAAGTTCTTTGAGCTGAGCGATAGCATGAGCCAGCAGCTGAGCAAAATATGGGACTTCGCCATTGATCTGAGAGAGGTCGAAAGGAGGATACTTCTTTGTTTTTTGATAAAGGATAAAGGCCTCCTTCTGCACAATGTTCGGAGAGCAACGGCGACACGCTAAAAAGGAATCTCGTCGTTACTTATCTTCGGAAAAGGATCATTGCTCTCGAATCCATCGACAGAGTGGCCGAGTTTCTGCATGATGAGCTTCGCAAGTTCCTTCGGCGTTTTGCGGCGAAGGTCGACATAGCCAATGTGCTTATGGAGACCTGGTATCTCGGTGTCATCAAAGCGTGCCGGAAGGATGTACTCCTCCTTCGATTCGATGGCTTTTTCAAACGCGCTTCGCCGCTCGTGTGTCGGCCACACCTTTTGGGCATAAGCGGCAGAAATGAACATCACGCAGTACCGGCCTGAGCCGCTATACACCTTGTGGAGATGCTCGACAAGGTTCTTGCCCCATAAGGATGCCTCCTCGTAGTTGTCATAGAAGAGGGCTACATCGTGGGCTTTCAGAATCTCAGCAACCTGCTCGACATAGGTCCTGTCCTCGCCTGCAAACGAGAGCACCACTTCGTAAGCGTTACCAAGCTCTCCGCCGCCTATAGGCGAGAGCTTATAAATCGGGCGCGATGAAATCTCCTCAGTCTTCCGGAGCTCGAAGGCATCGTTCACCAGTTCCTTGTTGATCCACTCCACCCGTTCCTCCTGACTTGCTCTGTCTGGGATGTTGAGCGGATGTACAAGAGTTTCGAGGAAGACGCCGAACTTCTGATCAGGAATCCCCAAGATTTTCAGTCGGCTTACCAGCAGGTCGTGCATGGTCCAGTCGTCATTGTTGACCATGTGCTGCCAAATGTCGCCCTCCGCATCTTTGAAGCGACTATCGGTTGAGGGCATTTGGCTCAGCGGCCACACGCGCTTGAGAAACGGAATGAGCCCAAAGCGGCCCGGAAAATCCGCAGGGGTTTGCATGAGAATGCGATCGACGATCTCTTGCCTCGTGATCTCACTAATCCGTTGCCCGCCGTTACGTACCATTACAGTCAGTGTACGACCAGGGGGACAGTGTGGATTGGAGAGGCCGAGTGCGCCCGCCATTCAATCCAATGGAACGCTTGCTCTATCGTGAAGAGGCCAGTTTAGCAACAGCTCCTTCGCGCGAGTCGATTGACCAATCCATTCTGCTTTCACTGCAGCTTGGGCACACCTTTGTTGGAATGAGACGGCCGACTCCGACTTCCTCAGGCTTATCCGAAAGATAACTCCTGGATTTCTTAAGGATGAGGCCCTTAAGCTTTTCAAAGAAACGCGACTGCGGAAGCTGATACATCGCCCCTCGTGCGCCTTCAAATTGGCAATTGAGGGCTGCCAGTGCTTGGCCGTATTGCAGCGCCTCCGCAACTTGCGCCTTGGTTAAACTCCTCAGCGATTGCCTTCCCTCCTCGAACAACCGATGAATAAGGCCAACAGTCGTCCAGTCTCCAGCACCTGCAGTATCCTTCACGTCCACATCGTAAGAGGACAATGCCGCCCAGGACTTCATTCTTCGCTGCCCGCGTAGCTGGAAGCGAAGCCCTTCGGCACCGAGTGTCTGGATTTCAAGAAAAGCCTTATTGTCGCTAAGAAGATCGCTGAACCCCTTCGCCCGTTGATCTGAGTATTTGAGCACATCACACAGCTGGAGCATCTCAACGAATTGGGCCGGATCTCCAACCCCTGAGGGCTCAAAGACAACAACGGCATCATTCTTCTTGAAGTGCTCCGCCAGCACGAGGGTTGAACGCGACACCCGGTCAGTGAAAAATACACACGCCTTATCCATACTCGCCCGAAGGCCTTCGACTGTCTCAGTCAATACGGGACGATAGCTTGGAAGGTAGGCTCCGCAATCAGGACATGTCCAAAGAAAGCGATGCTTTGGAGCACCGTCCTTGCCGAGAAAAATCTTCTCGACAACAATCGGTGTCGGGCACGGCGAATTGCCCATCAGGTGGTTGGTGTCGGCCCCCCATCGCTTTAGATCTGCTTTCACAAACTCGCCGGCATCATCTTCGGCGAGCCTGCTGATCGGAGTTGTCGCCCAGCCCAAGTAGGAGAGTGCGGCGGTCACATTTCCCGTTGTCCCGCCCGTGTAGAAGCGAGGTGTTTGCGGGTCTTCGAGACCAAGAACGATATCCAGCGCGATGAATCCTGAACTGACGAGATGAGGAGTCTGCTTCTTAGTCTTCATAACACTCTCCGGCGAGCCATAGCCCGTGGATGACTCCGTCTTTCGCAAGCCGAGTCAGTTCCTCCATCTCAACAGCGACTCGGTGTCCGTGCGCTTCGATGTGAGCAATCGCCACTCTGGAGCCGACTCGCTTCAACTCATAAGCTGCGAGCAGTGCCCCGATAGATAACAGTTTACTAGACAAAGCCGAGACGATGGCGTTCGATCCGCCTAGCGGAGCCAGAGACTTTGCGTAATGCTCAATAGCATGAACCAGCTGGCGGTAGACCTCGAACGGATTGGTCTCTGATGCATACAGGAAGTTACGGGGATCAACCCGCAGGCTGTCGAAAAGCAACCCACGATACTCGACGATCAGGTTGTCGCCCCGTCGTGGATTCTGCGATGGGGCTGGCAGCAACGGGCATACCTCCGACGGCCGCACCAGATCGTAGATTCGCTGAAGCTGAGTAGCCTGATTCTCCCCGAGAAGAGGAAACCAGACGCGCGGTTTCGATGCCGCCGACTCACGCTCGGCGTCGCCTCGGAAGGTGTGAATGTAATCAGCTTCTTCGTCGAGCCCTTCTTCAAGAATCAGGCTGTCTATCCTATGGTTCTCATCTGCTAGCACGAACAGGTTCATCCGAGGAGAAGTCTGGCCGTCAATGATATGAAGCAGTTTGGCCACAATGGGCAGGAATACGCTGCGCGGTAAGGCGCTGACGTCCACGATCACATCGGTGATGCCCGCAAACTCGTCGGCAGTCTTGAATTGTCCTTCGGCCGACCTCGACGTCATGCGTCTGCGTTCAGCCGAAAACATATTGATATTGCGGCTCGATAGCTGAGTTGCCGGAACAATTCTCCCCAGTTCTTCCAGATTCTTCTGGACTGCCTCGTTGTACGCGCGGGACGGAGACTGATCCCCCTCCTCATAGGTGAGAAGCACGACTTCAATGGAGAGCGATGGACAGATGCGGCGAAGTAGAGCCAGCCCCGTAAGCATCCGGGGGTCGAAGCCGCGGCCCAGAATAAACCGTACCTTGCGGGGTGAGCCACTGAAATGGCTTGAAAAGAGAGCCTCAAGATCAGTTCCAGCAGCGCGCGCGTATGTCGACCATCGTTCCGGCATCTTACCTGCCATCAAATATCAAAGAAGTGATTTCTTCGGCTCGTATCCTGCTGTCATCCACACATAAAGATCGCGCAAGGGGCGCTCCTTGAAGCCCCCGTATTGCAGCGGTAAATCGTATGACACACAGAGTAACCGATTGAGGTTCAGTACCATCCAGGTATTTCCTTTAACCCGGCGGTCTAGCTGAGCTTCGAGCAGATTATTGGCGATCGCTGCCGCCAAAACGTCAGCCAGAAGGCCATACTCCGGGTTCTTCTTGAGGAATTCCTTACTCTGGAGCTGTTCTCTCTCTTTCATGGAAATAGCGATTCCCGTTACACCAGGGTCGTAAGGAGCATTCTCTTCGTAGGTCCTCTGCCGGCAGAATCTGCCGATCGACGTGAGCAACTGATAAACCCTCTCGCCGTAGCGCGCTCGGCGCGGGATTTCCGTCCAGAAAGACTCCGAAGCTTCCCGCAGCAGCGCATCCTGTCGGCCAGCGTTAAGGGTTGGCGTCTTCGAGATCAGGCTGGATGCTACGACCTCCTCGAACTCATCTCCGGCTAAGCGCATGAATTGTTCGATATTCCATGAGGCCAGGTTGGCTAGCTTCTTCGGCCCAAAGTAGTAGGGCAGGCGGAATTCCTGGGCAAGAAACAACTCGGCTGCGGCACGAATACTCGAATCGGTCTTTTCCTTAAGATCCGCAGGGCTGAGAGGGAAGTCAAATGAGGCTTGCTGGTTCCGCAGTTCGCGGTAAATCAGAATCTCGAGTACGCGCCACCCGATTGCACGATCCCGTATGCCCCCCGGCTGTCTTTCCTGTGCCTCTATCCAGTCATGGAAGAGGGTACTCTCGCGCGACAACTTCGTGACGCGGTCCCGGATGACGGGAATCGTCGCTTCGTACTTGCCCTGCCACTCAGTACCGTCCAGCGAGGCCTGTAGGCAGGAATCGAGAGAGGTCACCTCCACTGTCAAAGCTGCACTGGCACGTCGGTCGGCCACGCTGTTGAGGAGGTTAGTGAACTTGTTCGCACTCTCTCGCCAGAAGCGCTCGATCAATATTTCCCCGTCGTAGTCCCGTCCTTCGGTCACGCCTGTTTCGAGCATCTCGTCCGTGGAAAGGGCTTCGAATCGCTCTGCCAACCAGACACCCACGCCGGTCCGCATATCAGCAACGGTCTTGAGCAACAAACTCCGTTGCCCGTGCGTAAGATGATGCACGTCGTCGAGAAGTAACAATCGGTGACTTGCGACGGGTCGCCCATCGACCGTAAGCACACCCGGCCGCATCAGACCGATCGAATGAAGCGTATCGCTCCCCGGCAGAGACGCGAGTTCGCCGCCATCGAAGCTGTCGATCGCGTCACATACGTTCTCTTCGAGGGCCGTCGCCCAGCGGTGGAGCTCAACGCCTGAGGTGGCTCCCGGCTCTCCAGCACGAATCTCCGTCGGCGCGTCCGCCGATACCTTGATGCGCGAAAGGTCCTCAGGATAACGAAGGCCTCTCAGCTGGAGGCTGGCTCGGAGCGTTGCCAAGACAATCCGAGCGTTCAGAAGTCCGAAAAGCAGACGCTGCTTGCGGGCTGGTTCGAAGTCGAGATCATCAAGGATTCGGTAATTACGCGCGCAGGACAAGAAGACACCGAGCAGTTGCGGTCCACCCTCATTGATGACGCCCAGAGTCGCCATACGTTGATAGAGTTCCTTCAGATCCGCGTTGTCTCTGAAGGCATGGAGGTTCACGAGCGCGGCTGGCGTGAAGAGGCGAAGCAGTGTCGTTTTTCCGGCGCCCGGTGCGCTCCGAATCAACTGAGGTTTGTCCCACAAGTGCGGATCGTCTCCGAGAAGGTCGAGCATGCCGGGGCCGAACAGCTTCAGGAACGTGACATCGTTCTCGATGGCCTCCGCCGCGCGGAGACGGAACGGATTTCTCGGCTCTCTCATATCGAATCCTTGTGGCGTGTGACGCGGGGAAATAGAGATCGCATCTGCGGGCCGTCCGCCCACAAGAGCCCAAGCGAATTATTGGGAGTATTGTGACTCAATACCAGTGGTAGTCCGCAACCGGCAAATCCGTAGCGGAGGTCGGTACCCCCGAGCCGTGTGGCGTCCGTCTCGTTGGTATCGTCGTAATATTTCTTGATCAGAGCGTCAATGTCCGGCTTCGCGCCCTCAATTAGAATGGTCTCGTTCGGCAGGCGTTGCACAACGATTATATTGAGCTTCACGCCAAATCGCTCTTCAAGCGCCTTCCGTTGGGCCATCAACTTCTCTTCGACCTTGGCCGTCGCCAGATAAAGGACGAGGATAACCTCACGTCCCTCCTTCACAACCAACTTTGAGAGAGGATTCTCGGGATTCGCAAGGTTGACAAGAAACTTTCCAATCTTGCCGGTGACGGCCCCGTCTTCGGTCAAACGTAGATAGCTGATTCCACTGGCGGAAAAGTCATCCATCAGGACCACAACTTCGAATGCAGGATCGCTCTGTTCTGTGGACTCCTCAGCTGCAACAGGCTCACCCATGTCTTTCAGTGCGATCTTTAAATCCTTGACGAGCCCGTCGATGCGCTCCCGGCTTGGTTCATGGCTCTGACGCACCTGCTCATTAGTGAGCAGGGGGTTCGCGCGGCGAAAGACATCCGTTCGGGCGCCGTCACTCAAGCCGAGGAACAGGGTCTTCCGCTGAAGGACTCGAAAGGCATCTGACGCAGCGATTTGCCTCTTCCTCCACGGTTCGATTCCAGCTTTCTTGGCAGCGAGATCCAGCAGCAGGGGGCGAATACAGTCTGGATAGGCGATGGAGACCAGATGATTCAACTCCGCGGTAGAGATGAAAACGAGGTGTTTGCGGATATAGTCAAGCGCAACCGGTCGCTCGTCGGGCGTGAACTGGCTGAGCCAGCGCGCTAGACTCTCCGTGAAGCGCATTCCGGGTGAGAACTGCTGATACTCGTCGTACTTATACGAAGCCATAGCCTGGAGTTCTAGACCCACCTGATTGAAATCCGCCGGTTGCCACCCCATGACCTTACTCAGCAGTTCCTCCGCTAGTTGGTTATTCATGATCTCCCCAGTGCGAGACGGAAGTACTTCGTCGATTTCTTGATTTGCGCGAAGTAATAGACCAGTGCGGCGCTGCCCGAAACTCCGGCGGGAGCGAGATTCCAACCGGCCTCAAGGTCAAATCCTACTTCGTCCACACTCAACGACCCCGGCCCGGCGAGCAACTCGAAATCGTTGCCAGGCCACGCAGGCCTGTCACCGATGAAAAGCGTTTCAGCGCCCGAAGACCGTGCAATTCCCGGCATACTCTTCAGAATATTCAATTTGCTTGTTTCCGCCTCGACGATATCAACGGATCGGGAAGAAGCTACTACGCGGACATTTGTTTTGTTGGCTTTCGAGAGCAGCGCCGAGGCCAGTTGCCACAAGGGTTCGGCGGACGTGGCATCCTCCAACTCCAATGTGACTTGAACAGGCCGCACGGTCACCTTGATCGCACGGATGTTTCCTTCCCTGATGACCTGCGCTACCTCGGCCAACGCGGGCGCTGGCTCGGTATCGCCGTTGA is a genomic window containing:
- a CDS encoding AbiJ-related protein, which translates into the protein MAGALGLSNPHCPPGRTLTVMVRNGGQRISEITRQEIVDRILMQTPADFPGRFGLIPFLKRVWPLSQMPSTDSRFKDAEGDIWQHMVNNDDWTMHDLLVSRLKILGIPDQKFGVFLETLVHPLNIPDRASQEERVEWINKELVNDAFELRKTEEISSRPIYKLSPIGGGELGNAYEVVLSFAGEDRTYVEQVAEILKAHDVALFYDNYEEASLWGKNLVEHLHKVYSGSGRYCVMFISAAYAQKVWPTHERRSAFEKAIESKEEYILPARFDDTEIPGLHKHIGYVDLRRKTPKELAKLIMQKLGHSVDGFESNDPFPKISNDEIPF
- a CDS encoding carbohydrate kinase family protein, which encodes MKTKKQTPHLVSSGFIALDIVLGLEDPQTPRFYTGGTTGNVTAALSYLGWATTPISRLAEDDAGEFVKADLKRWGADTNHLMGNSPCPTPIVVEKIFLGKDGAPKHRFLWTCPDCGAYLPSYRPVLTETVEGLRASMDKACVFFTDRVSRSTLVLAEHFKKNDAVVVFEPSGVGDPAQFVEMLQLCDVLKYSDQRAKGFSDLLSDNKAFLEIQTLGAEGLRFQLRGQRRMKSWAALSSYDVDVKDTAGAGDWTTVGLIHRLFEEGRQSLRSLTKAQVAEALQYGQALAALNCQFEGARGAMYQLPQSRFFEKLKGLILKKSRSYLSDKPEEVGVGRLIPTKVCPSCSESRMDWSIDSREGAVAKLASSR
- a CDS encoding ORC-CDC6 family AAA ATPase, whose product is MLDLLGDDPHLWDKPQLIRSAPGAGKTTLLRLFTPAALVNLHAFRDNADLKELYQRMATLGVINEGGPQLLGVFLSCARNYRILDDLDFEPARKQRLLFGLLNARIVLATLRASLQLRGLRYPEDLSRIKVSADAPTEIRAGEPGATSGVELHRWATALEENVCDAIDSFDGGELASLPGSDTLHSIGLMRPGVLTVDGRPVASHRLLLLDDVHHLTHGQRSLLLKTVADMRTGVGVWLAERFEALSTDEMLETGVTEGRDYDGEILIERFWRESANKFTNLLNSVADRRASAALTVEVTSLDSCLQASLDGTEWQGKYEATIPVIRDRVTKLSRESTLFHDWIEAQERQPGGIRDRAIGWRVLEILIYRELRNQQASFDFPLSPADLKEKTDSSIRAAAELFLAQEFRLPYYFGPKKLANLASWNIEQFMRLAGDEFEEVVASSLISKTPTLNAGRQDALLREASESFWTEIPRRARYGERVYQLLTSIGRFCRQRTYEENAPYDPGVTGIAISMKEREQLQSKEFLKKNPEYGLLADVLAAAIANNLLEAQLDRRVKGNTWMVLNLNRLLCVSYDLPLQYGGFKERPLRDLYVWMTAGYEPKKSLL
- a CDS encoding phosphoribosyltransferase-like protein; protein product: MNNQLAEELLSKVMGWQPADFNQVGLELQAMASYKYDEYQQFSPGMRFTESLARWLSQFTPDERPVALDYIRKHLVFISTAELNHLVSIAYPDCIRPLLLDLAAKKAGIEPWRKRQIAASDAFRVLQRKTLFLGLSDGARTDVFRRANPLLTNEQVRQSHEPSRERIDGLVKDLKIALKDMGEPVAAEESTEQSDPAFEVVVLMDDFSASGISYLRLTEDGAVTGKIGKFLVNLANPENPLSKLVVKEGREVILVLYLATAKVEEKLMAQRKALEERFGVKLNIIVVQRLPNETILIEGAKPDIDALIKKYYDDTNETDATRLGGTDLRYGFAGCGLPLVLSHNTPNNSLGLLWADGPQMRSLFPRVTRHKDSI